GTTATTTACGAGGCGGTTGCCACCCGATTGCCGGTCATCGGCGCGAAAATCGGCGGCATCACCGAATTGCTTGAAGCAGCAGGCGGCATTTTATTTGAGCCGGGGAACCCCGTGGATTTAGCTGAAAAAATGGCAAAAGTTATTAAAAACCCGGTTGAACTTGAGAAAATTAAGGTTAAGCAAACGGCTTGGATTTCACCCGATTATATTGACGAACTGCTTAAGTTGGCAAAAGAATAAATAGCAGGTAAAATAAGAATACCTTTTAATAAAATTCGGATGTGCCCCTTTTCGTAGCGGGGCTCCGCCGAAGGCGGATTACTTATGCTGGGTTTATCTAGAATTTATCATCACTTTGATC
The sequence above is drawn from the Patescibacteria group bacterium genome and encodes:
- a CDS encoding glycosyltransferase, whose protein sequence is GNMNLRAELVIVGGGSRLEEIKKISGDRQEIKFLGRKNENEVEELMLSADCLIVPSLCYENSPSVIYEAVATRLPVIGAKIGGITELLEAAGGILFEPGNPVDLAEKMAKVIKNPVELEKIKVKQTAWISPDYIDELLKLAKE